From the genome of Lineus longissimus chromosome 8, tnLinLong1.2, whole genome shotgun sequence, one region includes:
- the LOC135491969 gene encoding tetraspanin-18-like isoform X2 has protein sequence MAIGCGPKCAKVLLIIFNFIFWLSGAAILGVGIYLIVDTTIVRYLEIIQVSSNDPYLKTAAFILIGIGAFVFVVGFFGCCGAIKESKCMLGMYIFFLVIVMAGELAAGVLVAVYKDKITKELQKGMQTQIKEKYGNGTAFDAAWDLLQFERKCCGAKDIKDYDGAIYKDMKTGNKVIPRSCCPPKDGVKPEKASNLTNANLKSYDECVKEANNFIGGKQVDGKKIWKNGCYNQVKAWFERYSIILIGVGCGIAGLEIIGFIFAICLCRNIGEEVD, from the exons ATGGCGATAGGATGTGGACCAAAATGTGCGAAAGTGCTACTGATAATCTTCAACTTCATCTTCTGG CTCTCTGGAGCAGCAATCCTAGGTGTCGGTATCTACCTAATCGTGGATACGACGATTGTGCGATACCTCGAGATCATCCAGGTCAGCAGTAACGACCCCTACCTGAAGACCGCGGCGTTTATCCTCATTGGTATAGGCGCGTTTGTCTTCGTGGTGGGATTCTTTGGATGTTGCGGGGCGATTAAGGAGAGCAAGTGCATGCTGGGAATG TACATCTTCTTCCTGGTGATCGTGATGGCAGGAGAGCTCGCAGCTGGTGTTCTTGTGGCAGTTTATAAGGATAAG ATAACAAAGGAACTCCAGAAAGGCATGCAGACACAGATCAAGGAGAAATACGGGAATGGGACGGCATTCGATGCTGCGTGGGATCTTCTTCAGTTTGAG agGAAATGTTGCGGAGCCAAGGACATCAAGGATTATGATGGTGCCATCTATAAGGATATGAAGACTGGA AATAAGGTTATCCCACGTTCGTGCTGCCCGCCTAAAGATGGCGTCAAACCCGAGAAAGCGTCCAATTTGACTAATGCGAACTTGAAGAGTTATGATGAGTGCGTAAAGGAGGCAAATAATTTCATTGGTGGGAAACAGGTTGATGGTAAAAAGATCTGGAAAAAT GGTTGCTACAATCAAGTTAAAGCATGGTTTGAAAGGTACAGCATCATTCTGATTGGAGTAGGATGTGGAATCGCTGGCCTTGAG ATCATCGGATTCATCTTTGCCATCTGCCTGTGCAGGAACATCGGCGAAGAGGTCGACTAA
- the LOC135492513 gene encoding uncharacterized protein LOC135492513: MDSLKIKRVASSFVKDIPCVLCVLVFLVSVTLTVTAVEDQSKGSLRDDQTMAFGLAKRSKDNNHKFGWGKRSRSARVGLEEDLFNKRGGEATRFAGMVGPDDLEEENYARDAEGEDGASLERDTNVDRNGWGGNYGRDLDESPNELRALMAARKRTLDLEKRHGNGWNGAYGKRSRNGWHSAYGKKKRSVSES, from the exons ataaAGCGTGTGGCGTCTAGCTTCGTCAAGGATATCCCATGCGTCCTGTGTGTCCTCGTCTTCCTCGTCTCAGTGACACTCACAGTAACAGCAG TTGAAGACCAGTCCAAGGGAAGCCTGCGTGATGACCAAACCATGGCGTTCGGTTTAGCAAAGCGGTCCAAGGACAACAACCATAAGTTCGGCTGGGGAAAGCGATCTCGATCTGCCCGGGTAGGTCTTGAGGAGGACCTATTCAACAAGCGGGGCGGCGAGGCGACAAGATTTGCTGGGATGGTGGGTCCGGATGACTTGGAGGAAGAAAATTACGCAAGGGACGCTGAAGGCGAGGACGGTGCATCTCTCGAGCGCGACACGAATGTAGACCGAAACGGCTGGGGTGGTAATTACGGTCGCGACTTGGACGAATCGCCAAATGAATTACGCGCGCTCATGGCGGCGAGGAAACGCACATTAGATTTGGAGAAACGTCACGGGAATGGATGGAACGGCGCGTACGGAAAGCGCAGTCGAAACGGCTGGCACTCTGCTTACGGCAAAAAGAAGCGCAGCGTTTCTGAGTCGTAG
- the LOC135491969 gene encoding tetraspanin-18-like isoform X1, whose protein sequence is MAIGCGPKCAKVLLIIFNFIFWLSGAAILGVGIYLIVDTTIVRYLEIIQVSSNDPYLKTAAFILIGIGAFVFVVGFFGCCGAIKESKCMLGMYIFFLVIVMAGELAAGVLVAVYKDKITKELQKGMQTQIKEKYGNGTAFDAAWDLLQFERKCCGAKDIKDYDGAIYKDMKTGSTKNDIIPRSCCVAKDGVKAEKAPSLTNDDLKDYTTCIKQADNFIAGTTDTLNAKVIHTKGCYNQVKAWFERYSIILIGVGCGIAGLEIIGFIFAICLCRNIGEEVD, encoded by the exons ATGGCGATAGGATGTGGACCAAAATGTGCGAAAGTGCTACTGATAATCTTCAACTTCATCTTCTGG CTCTCTGGAGCAGCAATCCTAGGTGTCGGTATCTACCTAATCGTGGATACGACGATTGTGCGATACCTCGAGATCATCCAGGTCAGCAGTAACGACCCCTACCTGAAGACCGCGGCGTTTATCCTCATTGGTATAGGCGCGTTTGTCTTCGTGGTGGGATTCTTTGGATGTTGCGGGGCGATTAAGGAGAGCAAGTGCATGCTGGGAATG TACATCTTCTTCCTGGTGATCGTGATGGCAGGAGAGCTCGCAGCTGGTGTTCTTGTGGCAGTTTATAAGGATAAG ATAACAAAGGAACTCCAGAAAGGCATGCAGACACAGATCAAGGAGAAATACGGGAATGGGACGGCATTCGATGCTGCGTGGGATCTTCTTCAGTTTGAG agGAAATGTTGCGGAGCCAAGGACATCAAGGATTATGATGGTGCCATCTATAAGGATATGAAGACTGGA AGCACAAAAAATGATATTATCCCCCGTTCCTGCTGTGTGGCCAAAGACGGGGTGAAAGCGGAGAAAGCTCCCAGCCTCACTAATGATGACTTGAAGGACTACACCACATGTATAAAACAAGCAGACAATTTCATCGCTGGGACGACGGACACTCTCAATGCTAAGGTCATCCATACAAAA GGTTGCTACAATCAAGTTAAAGCATGGTTTGAAAGGTACAGCATCATTCTGATTGGAGTAGGATGTGGAATCGCTGGCCTTGAG ATCATCGGATTCATCTTTGCCATCTGCCTGTGCAGGAACATCGGCGAAGAGGTCGACTAA